ATGCAGGGGCTGGCGCGCTGGACGAACCTGTCCGAGACCACGTTCGTGCTGCCGCCCACCGTCCCCGAGGCGGACTACCGGCTGCGGATCTTCACCCCCGGGGGTGAGCTGCCGTTCGCCGGGCACCCCACGCTCGGGTCCGCGTGTGCCTGGCTGGACGGCGGCGGCACACCCCGGGACGACGAACGCGTCGTGCAGGAGTGCGGCGCGGGACTGGTCGCCGTGCGGCGGGGTGAGGGGACGCTGGCCTTCGCCGCTCCGCCCCGGGTGCGGGAGGGGGACCTCGACGAGGATCAACTGCTGCGGATCGTGGACGCGTTCGGGATCTCGCGGGACCGGGTCGTGGCCCATCAGTGGGTCGACAACGGGCCCGGGTGGGCCGTGGTGCGGCTGGCCACGGCCGAGGAGGTACTCGCCCTCGAACCTGACTTCTCCGCCTTTCCGGACGCGATGGTCGGGGCGATCGGGGCCCACCCCGACGGGTCCCGGCACGCGTTCGAGATGCGTACCTTCGCCCCCGCCGTCGGTGTGCCCGAGGATCCCGCGTGCGGGAGCATGAACGCCGGTGTGGGGCAGTGGCTCACCTCGACCGGCGGCGCGCCCTCCTCCTACCGGGTCTCGCAGGGCACGCGGCTGGGGCGGGCCGCGAGTATCGGGATCAGCGCCGACGCGGACGGCACGGTGTGGGTCAGCGGCGCCGCCGACGTCCGCATCCGGGGCAGCATCACGCTCTGACCGTCAGGCGGTGCCCGTGTCGGTGTCGGCCGTGAGCGTCTTCATCGTGACGTAGCTGGTCACCGTGGCGACGCCGGGCAGGGTCGCCAGCTGGTTGGCGTGGAAGTCCTCGTAGGCCGGGAGGTCGGCCACCTCCACCTGGAGGAGGTAGTCGAAGTTGCCGGTGATGTGGTGGCAGGCGACCACCTCGGGCAGCCGGGTGACCCCGTGTTCGAAGGCGACCACGTCCGCGCGCGTGTGCCGCATCAGCCGTACGCCCGCGAAGACCCGCAGGCTGCGGCCGATCGCGGCGGGGTCGATCAGCGCGCGATAGCCGCGGATGACCCCGGACTCCTCCAGCTGGCGCACGCGCCGCAGACAGGGGGACGGCGAGAGCCCGACGCGGGCGGCCAGCTCGTTGTTGCTGATGCGGCCGTGCTGTTCCAGTACGGCCAGAATCGATCGGTCCACCTCGTCCATGGCGGCAGATTATTGCGCCGGAGGCCCGGCTACCACAATTGTGCACCCGCCCATCGCGCAATTTGCTGCCAAAATTGCCGAGATCCGGGCATCTTGGACTGCCGGTCGGTCACGCTTCATGGAGTCGCACCGACGGTCCAGGTCCACGGAAGGGCAGCCATGCCGGGCAAGAGCACCATCACCGTTCACGCCGACCGCGCGGTCCACCCGAGCCGTGCCGTGGCCCCGCCCATCTACCAGACGGCGGCGTTCTCGGCCGAGGACGGGGAGACGTTCGCGCGAGGGGCCGTAGCAGCACGTGGCAAGGACTTCTACACCCGGTTCGGCAACCCGAACCACGCCCAAGTCGCCGCCGTCGTGGCGGAGTTGGAGAACACCGAGGCGGCCATGGTCACCGCGTCCGGGATGGCCGCGCTCACCACGGCCGTGCTGGCGCTGGTGTCTGCCGGTGACCATGTCATCGGGCAGCGGTCCACCTACGGGGGTACGGCGTCGGTGCTGCTGAACCTGTTGCCCCGGCTCGGGGTGACCACCACGCTGGTCGATCAGACCGACCCGGAGGCGTTCGCGAGGGCGCTGACCCCGCGGACCCGGCTGATCCTGGTGGAGACCCCGAGCAACCCGCTGCTGCGGATCACCGACCTGCGCGCCGTAGCCGAACTGGCCCGCGCGCACGACGTGTTGACCATGGCGGACAACACCTTCGCCACCCCGCTCAACCAGCGACCGGTGGACTTCGGTATCGACCTGGTGTGGCACAGCGCGACCAAGTATCTGAACGGGCATTCCGATGTGTCCGCGGGCGTGCTGGCCGGGCCGGCCGAACTCCTCGACCGGATATGGGACGTCGGGCTCCTGACCGGTGCCACGCTCGGGCCGATCGACGCGTGGCTGCTGCTGCGCGGGATGCGCACCCTGCCCTTGCGGGTGCCGCGGCACAACGCCAACGGCCTTGCCCTCGCTGAGGCGTTGAGCTCGCATCCGGCGGTGACGAAGGTGCACTATCCCGGGCTGGCGACGCACCCGCAGCACAAGCTGGCCGTGGACCAGATGAGCGGTTTCGGCGGGGTGCTCGGCATCGAGTTCGCCGGTGGGTTCGAGATGGCCGACGCGTTTCTGGGGCGGCTGCGTTACCCGCGTCGGTCGGCCAGTCTCGGGGGCGTGGAGTCGCTGGCCGTGCATCCGGCGTCGATGTGGCGCGGGATGCTCAGCGAGCAACAGCTCGCGGACTCCGTGCCGTTGGGGCTGGTCCGGCTGGCGGCGGGGACCGAGGACACGGCGGATCTCGTCGCGGACGCGCTGGAGGCGGCCGACGCCGTGCTGACTGAAGCGGCGACCACCTGAGCGGGCGACGACACCCCCGTCCCCGCCACCCCCCCCACTACTGAGGAGCTCCTCCGATGACGAAGAAAACCCTGCTCACCGGCGGCACCGTGGTCAGCATGGACCCGGCGGTCGGCGATCTCGCACGCGGTGACGTGCTGATCGAGGACGGTGTGATCGTCGAGGTGGCGGAGCGCGTCGACGCTTCGGACGCCGAGGTGATCGACGCGACCGACCGGATCGTCATGCCCGGCTTCGTCGACAACCACCGGCACAGCTGGCAGACCGCGTTCCGGGGCGCCGGCGCGGACTGGACGTTCCCCGAGTGGGCGCTGGCCATGCACCGCACGGTCAAGCCCCACTACCGGCCCGAGGACGTCTACGCCGGCACCCTGCTCGGCCGACTGGAGGCGCTGCACTCCGGTGTGACCACGATGCTGGACTGGTACCACGTCGCCCAGACCCACGACCACGAGGACGCCGCCGTCGCCGCGCTGCGGGACGCGCCGGGGCGGTCGATCTTCTGCCTCGGCGCGGGCTGGGGCACCGCCGACTCCGTGGACGCCGACATCCGCCGCGTCCGCTCCGACCTGACCGGCGACGGCCTGGTCACCATGGCGTTCGGCCTGCGCGGACCCGACGACACCGGCATGGACACCGTCGCCCGGGAACTGAAGCTGGCGGACGAACTCGGCCTGCGCACCAGCCTGCACATCGAAGCCGCCGGGACGGTCACCGACCTCCACGCGCACGGTCTGCTGCGGGGGACCACCACGTTCGTGCACGCCAACGGGATCAGCGACGAAGAGCTGCGGATGCTCGCGGACGCGGGCGCCTCCCTGTCCGTCAGCCCGGACGTCGAGCTGAAGATGGGCTTCGGATCGCCGGTCACCGGGCGGGCGTTGGCGGCCGGCGTGCGCCCGACCCTGTCCGTCGACGACGTCCCCTCGGCCGGCGGTGACATGTTCTCCACTATGCGTACGGCCTTCGCCGTGCAGCGCGGTCTGGACGGCGGCCTGCGCTCCCGCGACCTGCTGGAGTTCACCACGATCGACGCCGCCCGCTCCTGCGGACTCGACGCCCGCACCGGCAGCGTCACCCCCGGCAAGGACGCCGACCTGATCCTCCTGCGCACCGACGACCTGACGGTGTTCCCGGTCACCGACCCGGCCGGCAGCATCGTCAGCGCGGGCCACCCCGGCCTGGTCGACACCGTCCTCGTCGCCGGTCAAGTGGTCAAGCGGGACGGGGAGTTGGTGGGCGTTGACCTGCCGGCGCTCAGGGCCCGGCTGCTCGCGTCCCGCGACCGGATCGCGGCGGCGGCGGGCATTCCGGTCGACGGTACGTGGCGGCCGGTGGCGTGAGCGGTTCGACGCCGGCCGTAGCGACTACACCGGCGACGGTACGGCGGACAGCGCGTCGGTGAAGGCACGGGCCCGGCGCGTGATCTCGGCCCAGTCGCCCGCGGCCACGACAGCGGGCGGTACGACCTCCGAACCGGCGCACACGGCACGCGCCCCGGCCGCGAGGAACCCGGCCGCGTTCTCCGCGTCGACCCCGCCCGACGCCACCAGCGGTACGTCCGGGAAGGGACCGGCCAGGTCACGGAAGTGCCGGGGGCCGAAGGCGCGCGCCGGGAAGATCTTCACCGCGTCCACGCCCAGGTCGAGGGCCATCCCGACCTCCGTCGGCGACAGGGCACCCATGACGACCGGCACCCCGGCCGCCGCTGCCGCCTCGGCGACACCGGGCCGGCAGCCCGGGGTGACGAGATACTGAGCCCCCGCCTCGATCAACTCCTCGGCCTGCTCGCCGGTCATCACCGTCCCGGCACCGACACCGTCCTGCCCGTCGGCCACCGCGCGCCGCAGATGCCCGACGAGTCCAGGGGTGGTCCGGGTGAACTCGATCCACCGGATGCCACCCGCCCGCAACGCCTCGCACAGCGCCGCGGCATCGGGTATCTCCGGCGCCCGGACGACGGCGATCACACGGTCCTTCGCCAACTGGGGGAGGAAGTCGGGGGTCATGGGCGGGCTCCTGTGGCTGTGGGGAGGGGAGGGGAGGGGGCTATGGCGGTTGGTATGTGGGGGTGGGGTGTTGGTCGAGGTGAGGCCGAAGTCGTTGCCCGCGTACGGCAGTTCATGCCGTCGCCGCCCTGGACCACCCCACATCGTCCAGCGCGAGCCGGCGATCGGTCTCCGTGCGCGGAGGCATCTCGGGCACGTCGTCCCTCGTCCGCAACGCAGCGGACGCCGCGAGATGGCCGAGGCGCAGACGGGACCGTTCGTCCCGATGCTCCAGTACCGCCGAGAGGTAACCGGCGGCGAACGCGTCGCCCGCGCCCACCGGTTCGACCACCTGGGTGGGCAGCGCGGGGACGAACGTACGGGTGCCGGCGGCGTACGAGGTCGCTCCGTGTTCGGCGTCCTTGACGACGATCAGCGGTGCGGGGCCGAGGAGTTCGGCCACGTCGTCCGGGCGGGCCGTGCCCCACAGCGCCTCGGCCTCGTCCCGGCCGACGAACACGATGTCGGCGGCGCGGGCGAGGTTGAGCAGGTTCTTCGCGGCGTCGGCGGTGCCCGAACGCCACAGCGCGGGGCGGTGGTTGACGTCGAAGGAGACGATCGGGCCGGCTGCCTTATCTGCCTCACCTGGCCCATCGGGCTCATTGGACTTACCTGGCCCTTCGGCCTCCCTGTTGAGCGCGCGGTCGACCAGGATCGCCTCCAGCAGCCCGGCGCAACTCTCGGAGAGCGCCGCCGCGACGCCCGACAGATGCACGATGCGGGCCCGGCGCAGCACGGGCAGCCGGGTCAGCTCCGGGCCCATCAGGGTCGCGGCCGATCCGCTCCGGTAGTAGTGCGTACGGGTGCCCTCCGGTGCAGGGTCCTTGAAGTAGACGCCGGTCGGGCGGGCCGGGTCGGTCTCCACTCCCGTCACGTCCACGCCCCGCGCGGTGAGTTCGGCCAGGATGCGGCGCGCGAACGGGTCGTCGCCCAGGCGGCTCAGCCACGCGACCCGGTGACCGAGACCGGCGAGCCCGCAGGCGACGTTGGACTCGGCACCGCCGATGGCCATCGCGAGCGTCGGCTGTTCGTCGAACGGACGGCTGTCCGGCGGACTGAGGACGGCCATCGTCTCGCCGACGCACACGACGTCGGCAGCCTTCACCCGTCGGCCGGTCGTAGGGGGCAAGAGCACGTGAATCTCCTGGTTCTCGTTCTTCCGAAGGACGACCTGTGTGTCACGTACCGGAGTCGGACGTACGGGAGTGGGGCGTACCGGAGTCGGACCAACCGGCGTCAGCCGCACCGGAGTTGGTCCCACCAGCCCCACCACCCAGCCGCAGCAGCACCTTGCTGCTCCCGCTCCCCGGATCCGCCGCCACCGCCAGCGCCTCCTCCGCCCGCTCCAGCGGGAACCGGTGCGTGATCACCGGCGACACGTCCAGCCCGTCCCGCAGCGCGCGCAACGCGTCGTCGATCTCCTCGACGAAGCGGTAGGAGCCGATCCAGGTGATCTCACGGGTGACCAGGTCACCGAGGGCGGCGGAGACCGCCGTACCGGGGAGGTTGCCGACCTGGACGAGGGTGCCGCCGCGCGCCGTGGACCGTAGGACCGGGCCCAGTGCCGAGGGGGCGCCGGACGCCTCGAAGACGACCTCGACGTCCTCCGGCAGGGACTCGCCGCGCGAGATGTCCCGCGTCTCGTCGGCGCCCATCGCGCGCGCCACGGCGAGGGAGTTGGCGGAGAGGTCGGTGGCGATGACCGTGCCCGCCCCGGAGTGTTTCGCCGCCGCGACCACCAACGAGCCGATGGGACCTGCCCCGTTGACCAGGACCGTCCGTCCGCGCAGCGCCGGCACCCGGCCCACGGCGTGCAGGGCGACCGCCAACGGCTCGGCCAGGGCGCCCTGTTGGGTGTCGACGCCGTCCGGCAGCGGGCGGACCTGGGCCGCGCGGACCGTACGGAATTCGCTGAACCCGCCGTCCGTGTGCGGGTCGAAGGCCGCCGAGCCGAAGTAACGGACGTGCGGGTAGAGGTTGGTGCGTCCGGCGATCCGGTCCGGGAGGATGCCGTCGCCGACCAACTGGGCCGGATGGACGGTGACTTGCTGTCCCTCGTCCAGGCCGGTGACCCCGGCGCCGAGTGCCGCGATCCGGCCCGCGACCTCGTGGCCGAGGACCAGCGGGTGCGCCAACGACGCCGTACCGGACGCGCCGTTCTTCCAGTAGGCGATGTCCGATCCGCAGATCCCGCCCCACTCCAGCGCGAGCAGCACCTCGCCCGCGCCCGGCGTCGGCCGGTCCCGTTCGTCGATGCGGACGTCTCCGGGGCCGTGCACCACGACGGCCCTCATACGGCCCGTACTCATACGGCGTCCTCCAGTCGGACCAGGTCGCGTCCGCGTGTCTCGGGGGCGAGATACGCGCTGACGAGGGTGATGAGCGAGTAGACGATGAGCATCACCGCGATGGGCCACCAGCTGCCGGTGACGGCGGTGAGCGACGCCGCGAGGACCGGGCCGATCGCGGTGGTGAGGATGCCGCCGATCTCCTTGGCGAGCGCGAGCTGGGTGAACCGGGTGCGGGAGCCGAAGAGTTCGGCCATCGTCACGCTCTCCAGCGAGAACAGGCCGAGGACACCGACGTTCAGGCCGAGCACCATGCCGGACATCACAGCCGCCGCGGAGCCGGACGCGATGAGGAACATCACCGGGAAGGCGATGACGGCGGTCAGGAGGGAGAACGCCATGTAGACCGGGCGGCGTCCGTAGCGGTCGCCCAGCAGGCCCACGGCCGGCACGGTCGCGAAGCCGAGCAGCGAGCCGTAGACGATCGCGTCCGTGGGGACGGAGCGGCCGACCGAGAGGTTGGTGGCGATGTAGCCGACGAGGAACGTCTGGATCAGCCCGGAGTTGCCCGCCTGGCCCAGGCGCAGGCCCAATGCGAGGAAGAACGCCCTGCCCTTGCGCTGGCGGATGCCCGCCACGAGGACGTCGACCCGGTGTTCGCCCTTCTCGGCGATCGTGGACTCGACCTCGCCGCGGGTCATCGCCACGCCGTCGACGACATCGGCGCGTTCCTCGAAGACCGGGCTCTCCTTGAGGCCGCGCCGCAGCCAGACCGCGAACAGCATGAGGACGAAGCTCAGCAGGAACGGCAACCGCCAGCCCCAGGAGAGGAGTTGGTCCTCGCTGAGGACACCGATGAGGACGGCCCACAGACCCGACGCGGCGAGCGTCCCGGAGTTCGTGCCGAGCGACACCAGCGAGGCGATCAGGCCGCGCCTGCGCACGGGGGCGTACTCGGCGAGCAGCACGGTCGCGCCCGCTATCTCGGCCCCGGCGCCGAAGCCCTGCACCAGCCGCAGCAGGACCAGCAGGCTCGGCGCGAGGATGCCGATCGCGGCGTAGGTGGGCAGCGCGCCGATGAGGGTGGTGGACCCGCCCATCAGCAGGATCGTGATGACGAGGACCTTCTTGCGGCCGATCCGGTCGCCCATCCGCCCGAAGTAGACGGCACCGACGAGGCGGGCGACATAGCCGACGCCGTAGGTCGCCATCGCGGCGATCAGGCCGATGGCCGGGCTGACGTCCGGGAAGAAGATCTTGTTGAAGACGATCGCGGCGGCCAGCGAGTACAGCTGGAAGTCCATGAACTCCATGGCCGTGCCGAGCCAGCCCGAGACGGCGGCCTTGGTGAGATCGCGGGTCGTGCGCCGGGCGGGCGGCGATGGTTGTGTGCGGGCGGGGACGGGGGTGTCCTGCATCATGAAC
The nucleotide sequence above comes from Streptomyces sp. N50. Encoded proteins:
- a CDS encoding Lrp/AsnC family transcriptional regulator, translated to MDEVDRSILAVLEQHGRISNNELAARVGLSPSPCLRRVRQLEESGVIRGYRALIDPAAIGRSLRVFAGVRLMRHTRADVVAFEHGVTRLPEVVACHHITGNFDYLLQVEVADLPAYEDFHANQLATLPGVATVTSYVTMKTLTADTDTGTA
- a CDS encoding MFS transporter, translated to MMQDTPVPARTQPSPPARRTTRDLTKAAVSGWLGTAMEFMDFQLYSLAAAIVFNKIFFPDVSPAIGLIAAMATYGVGYVARLVGAVYFGRMGDRIGRKKVLVITILLMGGSTTLIGALPTYAAIGILAPSLLVLLRLVQGFGAGAEIAGATVLLAEYAPVRRRGLIASLVSLGTNSGTLAASGLWAVLIGVLSEDQLLSWGWRLPFLLSFVLMLFAVWLRRGLKESPVFEERADVVDGVAMTRGEVESTIAEKGEHRVDVLVAGIRQRKGRAFFLALGLRLGQAGNSGLIQTFLVGYIATNLSVGRSVPTDAIVYGSLLGFATVPAVGLLGDRYGRRPVYMAFSLLTAVIAFPVMFLIASGSAAAVMSGMVLGLNVGVLGLFSLESVTMAELFGSRTRFTQLALAKEIGGILTTAIGPVLAASLTAVTGSWWPIAVMLIVYSLITLVSAYLAPETRGRDLVRLEDAV
- a CDS encoding bifunctional 4-hydroxy-2-oxoglutarate aldolase/2-dehydro-3-deoxy-phosphogluconate aldolase, with translation MTPDFLPQLAKDRVIAVVRAPEIPDAAALCEALRAGGIRWIEFTRTTPGLVGHLRRAVADGQDGVGAGTVMTGEQAEELIEAGAQYLVTPGCRPGVAEAAAAAGVPVVMGALSPTEVGMALDLGVDAVKIFPARAFGPRHFRDLAGPFPDVPLVASGGVDAENAAGFLAAGARAVCAGSEVVPPAVVAAGDWAEITRRARAFTDALSAVPSPV
- a CDS encoding amidohydrolase family protein is translated as MTKKTLLTGGTVVSMDPAVGDLARGDVLIEDGVIVEVAERVDASDAEVIDATDRIVMPGFVDNHRHSWQTAFRGAGADWTFPEWALAMHRTVKPHYRPEDVYAGTLLGRLEALHSGVTTMLDWYHVAQTHDHEDAAVAALRDAPGRSIFCLGAGWGTADSVDADIRRVRSDLTGDGLVTMAFGLRGPDDTGMDTVARELKLADELGLRTSLHIEAAGTVTDLHAHGLLRGTTTFVHANGISDEELRMLADAGASLSVSPDVELKMGFGSPVTGRALAAGVRPTLSVDDVPSAGGDMFSTMRTAFAVQRGLDGGLRSRDLLEFTTIDAARSCGLDARTGSVTPGKDADLILLRTDDLTVFPVTDPAGSIVSAGHPGLVDTVLVAGQVVKRDGELVGVDLPALRARLLASRDRIAAAAGIPVDGTWRPVA
- a CDS encoding aminotransferase class I/II-fold pyridoxal phosphate-dependent enzyme, which translates into the protein MPGKSTITVHADRAVHPSRAVAPPIYQTAAFSAEDGETFARGAVAARGKDFYTRFGNPNHAQVAAVVAELENTEAAMVTASGMAALTTAVLALVSAGDHVIGQRSTYGGTASVLLNLLPRLGVTTTLVDQTDPEAFARALTPRTRLILVETPSNPLLRITDLRAVAELARAHDVLTMADNTFATPLNQRPVDFGIDLVWHSATKYLNGHSDVSAGVLAGPAELLDRIWDVGLLTGATLGPIDAWLLLRGMRTLPLRVPRHNANGLALAEALSSHPAVTKVHYPGLATHPQHKLAVDQMSGFGGVLGIEFAGGFEMADAFLGRLRYPRRSASLGGVESLAVHPASMWRGMLSEQQLADSVPLGLVRLAAGTEDTADLVADALEAADAVLTEAATT
- a CDS encoding PhzF family phenazine biosynthesis protein, with amino-acid sequence MSMPRTRSFVQVDVFSTSPFSGNPVAVVLDGTDLSAEEMQGLARWTNLSETTFVLPPTVPEADYRLRIFTPGGELPFAGHPTLGSACAWLDGGGTPRDDERVVQECGAGLVAVRRGEGTLAFAAPPRVREGDLDEDQLLRIVDAFGISRDRVVAHQWVDNGPGWAVVRLATAEEVLALEPDFSAFPDAMVGAIGAHPDGSRHAFEMRTFAPAVGVPEDPACGSMNAGVGQWLTSTGGAPSSYRVSQGTRLGRAASIGISADADGTVWVSGAADVRIRGSITL
- a CDS encoding L-idonate 5-dehydrogenase, with product MSTGRMRAVVVHGPGDVRIDERDRPTPGAGEVLLALEWGGICGSDIAYWKNGASGTASLAHPLVLGHEVAGRIAALGAGVTGLDEGQQVTVHPAQLVGDGILPDRIAGRTNLYPHVRYFGSAAFDPHTDGGFSEFRTVRAAQVRPLPDGVDTQQGALAEPLAVALHAVGRVPALRGRTVLVNGAGPIGSLVVAAAKHSGAGTVIATDLSANSLAVARAMGADETRDISRGESLPEDVEVVFEASGAPSALGPVLRSTARGGTLVQVGNLPGTAVSAALGDLVTREITWIGSYRFVEEIDDALRALRDGLDVSPVITHRFPLERAEEALAVAADPGSGSSKVLLRLGGGAGGTNSGAADAGWSDSGTPHSRTSDSGT
- a CDS encoding sugar kinase, which produces MLLPPTTGRRVKAADVVCVGETMAVLSPPDSRPFDEQPTLAMAIGGAESNVACGLAGLGHRVAWLSRLGDDPFARRILAELTARGVDVTGVETDPARPTGVYFKDPAPEGTRTHYYRSGSAATLMGPELTRLPVLRRARIVHLSGVAAALSESCAGLLEAILVDRALNREAEGPGKSNEPDGPGEADKAAGPIVSFDVNHRPALWRSGTADAAKNLLNLARAADIVFVGRDEAEALWGTARPDDVAELLGPAPLIVVKDAEHGATSYAAGTRTFVPALPTQVVEPVGAGDAFAAGYLSAVLEHRDERSRLRLGHLAASAALRTRDDVPEMPPRTETDRRLALDDVGWSRAATA